One genomic segment of Leptospira neocaledonica includes these proteins:
- a CDS encoding YceI family protein, translated as MKSRINSFYIAALIFSVFSFGGSWQFNSLSADTSCKYSVNQEATGLEWKAFKFTEKTGVGGKFTKVSITGAKSAANVPDALKGLKFSIDSLDLDSGNPERDPKIKGTFFGNLKKSGKIEGSVSSAKLEADGKSGTGVVKLVWNGVSKDVPLQFTLMGEVLEAKGSLDVNNWNATKALAALNAVCSDLHKSKDGKSVLWPDVEITIKSTLKKDCK; from the coding sequence ATGAAATCACGTATAAATTCTTTTTATATAGCCGCACTGATTTTTTCAGTATTCTCTTTCGGGGGAAGTTGGCAATTCAATTCGTTATCTGCCGATACTTCTTGCAAATATTCAGTGAACCAAGAAGCAACAGGCCTGGAATGGAAGGCGTTTAAATTCACCGAAAAGACAGGAGTGGGCGGTAAGTTTACTAAAGTAAGCATTACCGGAGCTAAATCAGCAGCTAATGTTCCGGATGCATTAAAAGGTTTAAAATTCTCAATTGATTCTCTGGATCTAGATAGCGGAAACCCGGAAAGAGATCCTAAGATTAAGGGAACATTTTTCGGAAATCTGAAAAAGAGCGGAAAGATAGAAGGTTCAGTATCTTCTGCAAAACTGGAAGCAGACGGAAAATCCGGAACTGGAGTAGTGAAACTTGTATGGAATGGTGTGAGTAAAGATGTTCCATTACAATTCACTTTAATGGGAGAAGTTTTAGAAGCAAAAGGTTCTTTGGATGTAAATAATTGGAATGCAACCAAGGCATTGGCTGCATTGAATGCGGTTTGTAGTGATCTACATAAAAGCAAAGACGGTAAATCCGTTCTTTGGCCGGATGTGGAAATTACTATTAAATCTACTTTAAAGAAAGATTGTAAATAA
- the thiL gene encoding thiamine-phosphate kinase, with product MNEEELISSLYPPGKEQENDCYSDKEGNLITTDTIVEGTHFRLDWSRPEDLANKLVEVNVSDIAAANGTPQKAFFNFGLSPSCNRKEFLEPFIDSFKKALNSYEIELCGGDTYRTQELNLTLTLLGKSVSPVDRKGGKPGDYVYLSGHIGASLLGYKILEGAHISLSPEVKKVALDRHLRPKSRLNLSRSLYSKNRIHAGMDLTDGLKQDVFKLAKSSGVRIELDLDILPFENGVKEAIGVEGVLTSGEELELLFLSPDELPSSWEGISIRKIGSVFALEEGESPQVRYSYEGKSYSPKESGFRHF from the coding sequence TTGAACGAAGAAGAACTCATATCCTCCTTATATCCTCCCGGCAAAGAACAGGAAAACGACTGTTATTCGGACAAAGAAGGAAACTTAATCACGACGGATACAATAGTCGAAGGAACACATTTCCGATTGGACTGGAGTCGTCCTGAAGATCTGGCAAACAAGCTGGTAGAAGTTAACGTGTCGGATATAGCAGCAGCTAACGGGACTCCTCAAAAAGCATTTTTTAATTTCGGCCTTTCTCCTTCTTGCAATCGGAAAGAATTTTTAGAACCGTTTATCGATTCATTTAAGAAAGCGTTAAATTCTTACGAAATAGAACTCTGCGGTGGAGACACTTACAGAACGCAAGAGTTAAACTTAACTTTAACTCTATTAGGAAAATCAGTTTCTCCCGTAGACAGAAAAGGCGGAAAACCGGGAGACTATGTGTATTTGAGTGGGCATATCGGCGCTTCTCTTTTAGGTTATAAAATATTAGAAGGCGCACATATTTCTCTTTCACCCGAAGTCAAAAAGGTAGCTTTGGATAGACATTTAAGACCTAAATCAAGATTAAACTTAAGTCGTTCTTTATATTCAAAAAATAGAATACATGCGGGGATGGATCTGACTGACGGGCTCAAACAAGACGTATTCAAATTGGCAAAATCTTCTGGAGTTAGGATCGAATTGGATTTGGATATCCTCCCCTTCGAGAATGGAGTAAAAGAAGCCATCGGGGTAGAAGGAGTTTTAACTTCTGGAGAAGAATTAGAGCTTCTATTCTTGTCTCCGGACGAATTACCTTCTTCTTGGGAAGGGATCTCTATCCGAAAAATAGGCAGTGTGTTTGCATTGGAAGAAGGTGAATCTCCTCAGGTTAGATATTCTTACGAAGGAAAATCTTACTCACCTAAAGAATCTGGATTTAGACATTTTTAA
- a CDS encoding MFS transporter codes for MRKGLLTWILPKPPKPLLPESEIRSLYPKFRWRILEATFLGYSVFYTVRNNFPVVSKEIGQALSYSQEQIGNILAITAISYGIGKFLMGALSDRSNPKVFMPLGLALTGICNICFGASSDYQTHLILWGLNGLFQGMGWPPCGRSLGHWFSVKERGAKFAIWNIAHNVGGGLVGVIAAYSASWFGWRNAFYIPAAISFITAIYLYFRLMDTPQSVGLPSIEEYTGTGTESSKVSEPERELTFKEIFIDLVLLNKYIWVFALANFFVYIVRYSLTDWGPSYLKFAKGASLEKGGISTLIYEFAGIGSTLLVGWYSDKVGGKRGLVSLVCMVPILFALFGILILPSGYLWADLTLFGVVGFFIYPPVMLLGVAGLDFTSKKAVGTAAGFIGLFGYLGRTVLSKGLGWMSSFSWFRWEYSISIIFVSAILAIILLAFTWNWKPKH; via the coding sequence ATGAGAAAAGGCCTATTAACTTGGATTTTACCGAAGCCCCCTAAACCGTTACTCCCAGAGTCGGAAATCCGCTCCCTTTATCCTAAGTTTCGTTGGAGAATTTTAGAAGCAACATTCTTAGGATATTCCGTCTTTTATACTGTCAGGAACAATTTCCCAGTTGTTTCCAAAGAAATTGGCCAGGCGCTCTCCTATTCCCAAGAGCAGATTGGGAATATTTTAGCAATCACTGCAATCTCTTACGGGATCGGGAAATTCCTAATGGGAGCATTATCAGACAGAAGTAATCCTAAGGTCTTTATGCCATTAGGTCTTGCTCTTACAGGAATTTGTAATATATGTTTCGGAGCTTCTTCCGATTATCAAACTCATTTAATTTTATGGGGATTAAACGGTTTATTCCAAGGAATGGGCTGGCCACCTTGCGGGAGATCATTGGGGCATTGGTTTTCCGTAAAAGAAAGAGGAGCAAAATTCGCTATCTGGAATATTGCGCATAATGTAGGAGGCGGACTAGTAGGAGTAATTGCAGCTTACAGCGCTTCTTGGTTTGGATGGAGAAACGCATTTTATATACCTGCTGCCATCTCATTTATAACTGCGATCTATTTATATTTCAGATTAATGGATACCCCTCAATCGGTTGGACTTCCTTCCATTGAAGAATATACCGGAACGGGAACCGAGTCCTCCAAAGTTTCCGAACCGGAAAGAGAACTTACATTTAAGGAAATTTTTATAGATCTTGTACTTTTAAATAAGTACATTTGGGTCTTCGCACTAGCGAATTTTTTCGTGTATATAGTAAGGTATAGCCTGACAGATTGGGGACCTTCTTACCTGAAATTTGCAAAGGGAGCAAGTTTAGAAAAAGGAGGAATCAGCACCCTTATCTATGAATTTGCAGGAATAGGATCCACATTACTCGTTGGTTGGTATTCGGATAAAGTAGGAGGAAAAAGAGGACTCGTCAGCTTGGTCTGTATGGTTCCGATCCTATTTGCGTTATTCGGAATCCTAATTCTTCCATCCGGATATTTATGGGCGGATCTAACTCTATTCGGCGTAGTTGGATTTTTTATCTACCCTCCCGTCATGTTACTAGGAGTGGCTGGGCTTGACTTTACTTCTAAAAAAGCGGTTGGGACCGCCGCAGGGTTTATAGGTTTATTCGGCTATCTAGGAAGGACCGTGCTCTCAAAAGGTTTAGGATGGATGAGCTCCTTCTCCTGGTTTCGCTGGGAATATTCTATATCTATAATATTTGTTTCTGCGATCTTGGCCATAATTCTTCTTGCATTCACATGGAACTGGAAACCTAAACATTAA
- a CDS encoding DUF418 domain-containing protein — protein sequence MKNRIGFIDFLRGFALLGILAVNLPYFSKPMYLVASLGENSTLLDSIGSWIVAFFFESKFYILFSFLFGYGFFIQIQNNPETDSRSRYFRRILGLGILGLLHGVFLFIGDILLSYAILGAFLWFLRNRSSSWLLKFSLFCLALAVFCRIGMSFAEVELKSQLETNLPRLLEESRKAYLGGFWESTVQRTKDTILSIPFLVFYQWPSVLSMFALGFYAAKNSILTDWENTKPNFKKLFPWALTLGILGNLVYTLHSRHILPENPSVFLKILYAISDTFCAPALTFSYVYLLGNYYNSGRSFTDRIWFETMGKLSLTCYLGESLVCTWIFCGWGLGYFDQIGSYIVLLLTVPIWIFWGMFSLVWKRTFTLGPMEWILRSWTYWKMIKIL from the coding sequence ATGAAAAATAGAATAGGATTTATAGACTTTTTAAGAGGATTTGCACTTTTAGGGATACTCGCGGTCAACCTGCCTTATTTTTCCAAACCAATGTATCTGGTTGCTTCTTTAGGAGAGAATTCTACTCTTTTAGATTCCATAGGTTCTTGGATTGTAGCATTCTTCTTTGAATCCAAATTTTATATTTTATTTTCCTTTTTATTCGGTTACGGGTTTTTCATCCAAATACAGAATAATCCGGAAACAGACTCAAGATCCAGATATTTCCGTAGAATATTAGGCTTGGGAATATTAGGACTTTTGCATGGAGTTTTTTTATTCATCGGGGATATTCTCCTTTCCTATGCGATTTTAGGAGCATTTCTCTGGTTTTTAAGGAACAGATCTTCTTCTTGGTTATTAAAATTTTCACTATTCTGCTTGGCCCTCGCCGTGTTCTGCAGAATAGGAATGAGCTTCGCAGAAGTAGAACTCAAATCTCAATTAGAAACAAATCTTCCCCGCTTATTGGAAGAAAGTAGAAAGGCATATTTAGGCGGGTTCTGGGAAAGCACCGTGCAAAGGACAAAAGATACCATTCTCTCCATTCCTTTTTTGGTATTCTATCAGTGGCCTTCAGTTCTCTCCATGTTTGCATTGGGTTTTTATGCGGCCAAAAATTCCATCTTAACGGATTGGGAAAATACAAAGCCAAATTTCAAAAAACTTTTCCCTTGGGCACTAACTCTTGGCATTTTGGGAAATCTTGTTTATACATTACATTCTCGCCATATTCTTCCCGAAAATCCAAGTGTATTCTTAAAAATTCTATATGCGATCTCCGATACTTTTTGTGCACCTGCTCTCACATTCAGTTATGTGTACTTGCTCGGAAATTATTATAATTCAGGCAGAAGTTTTACGGATCGGATCTGGTTCGAAACAATGGGAAAACTTTCTTTGACTTGTTATTTGGGAGAATCTCTAGTTTGCACCTGGATCTTTTGCGGCTGGGGGCTGGGATATTTCGATCAGATAGGCAGTTATATTGTTCTACTTTTGACTGTTCCGATTTGGATCTTCTGGGGAATGTTTTCTCTGGTTTGGAAAAGAACTTTTACGTTAGGTCCTATGGAATGGATCTTAAGATCCTGGACTTATTGGAAAATGATTAAAATACTTTAA